From Toxorhynchites rutilus septentrionalis strain SRP chromosome 2, ASM2978413v1, whole genome shotgun sequence, a single genomic window includes:
- the LOC129771514 gene encoding H(+)/Cl(-) exchange transporter 5 isoform X2 — translation MEKFPLKGTNHSTSSTVVGTHPLSADHPSYQAFGRKTKSPTNEKNFLNTTSLTVTSDDEMIDITPNNVSNPNYQYHSASNGAQREDGVGGNSANTTGSSATGGLHATGDNGIRTSPSHARFGRDFHTDHEGISFPGMTDTSDDIPGIGQYEDFHTIDWQRDIARDRMRHRYIVKKRQDSFWDLVKGAHDASSGWVCVLLVGLFTGCVAGVIDIGASWMTDLKFGICPQAFWLNREQCCWSSNETSFVSGNCSQWHTWAEIITSSREGVGAYIISYFLYIAWALLFALLAASLVRMFAPYACGSGIPEIKTILSGFIIRSYLGKWTLIIKSVGLILAVSTGLSLGKEGPMVHIASCIGNILSYLFPKYGRNEAKKREILSAAAAAGVSVAFGAPIGGVLFSLEEVSYYFPLKTLWRSFFCALIAAFILRSINPFGNEHSVLFYVEYNKPWIFFELVPFIGLGIIGGVIATLFIKANLWWCRFRKHSKLGQYPVTEVLVVTFITAVIAYPNHYTRMNTSELIYLLFSQCGISNSDYLCDYNRNFTDVKSAIEIAAAGPGVYKAIWLLTLALAMKLVMTIFTFGMKVPCGLFIPSLALGAIMGRIVGIGMEQLAYHYPKIWIFSGECSTGDDCITPGLYAMVGAAAVLGGVTRMTVSLVVIMFELTGGVRYIVPLMAAAMASKWVGDALGRQGIYDAHIALNGYPFLDSKDEFQHTTLAADVMQPKRNDTLSVITQDSMTVDDIETLLKETEHNGYPVVVSKENQYLVGFVLRRNLNLAIANARRSIDGITGQSLAIFTSAEPVQSLGPSPLKLKKILDMAPITVTDQTPMETVVDMFRKLGLRQTLVTHNGRLLGVITKKDVLRHVKQMDNEDPNTVLFN, via the exons ATGGAAAAATTTCCTTTGAAGGGAACAAATCATTCCACATCATCAACGGTCGTCGGTACCCATCCACTGAGCGCCGATCATCCCTCATATCAGGCATTTGGACGGAAG ACTAAATCGCCAACTAATGAGAAGAATTTTCTAAACACAACATCCCTGACGGTAACATCGGACGACGAAATGATTGACATTACGCCAAATAATGTAAGCAACCCAAATTATCAGTACCATTCGGCGTCGAACGGTGCCCAACGTGAGGACGGCGTCGGTGGGAATAGTGCAAACACCACAGGCAGTAGTGCGACAGGAGGTTTACACGCCACTGGTGATAACGGTATACGGACATCACCCTCGCACGCCAGATTTGGGCGAGATTTTCACACGGATCATGAAG GAATTTCGTTTCCCGGAATGACAGACACCAGCGATGATATTCCTGGCATTGGTCAGTACGAGGATTTCCACACAATTGATTGGCAGCGAGATATCGCCCGCGATCGTATGCGACACAGGTACATTGTTAAAAAGCGACAGGACTCTTTCTGGGATCTAGTGAAG GGTGCTCATGATGCCTCATCCGGATGGGTTTGTGTATTGTTGGTCGGGCTGTTTACAGGATGTGTGGCCGGCGTGATAGATATCGGTGCCAGTTGGATGACAGATTTGAAGTTCGGAATTTGCCCACAGGCGTTCTGGTTGAACCGGGAACAGTGCTGCTGGTCATCTAATGAGACAAGTTTTGTCAGTGGTAACTGTTCGCAGTGGCATACGTGGGCGGAAATCATCACCTCCTCACGCGAGGGCGTCGGTGCCTACATCATATCATACTTTTTATACATCGCCTGGGCATTGCTATTTGCGCTGCTGGCAGCATCCTTGGTGCGGATGTTCGCACCGTACGCCTGTGGGTCTGGTATACCGGAAATTAAAACTATACTGTCCGGATTCATTATACGCAGCTATTTGGGCAAATGGACATTGATTATCAAGTCGGTTGGTCTGATATTGGCCGTGTCGACAGGGCTCAGTCTGGGAAAGGAAGGCCCAATGGTACACATAGCAAGTTGTATAGGAAATATACTGTCGTATTTGTTCCCAAAGTACGGTCGCAATGAAGCTAAGAAACGTGAGATACTGTCGGCAGCGGCCGCGGCAGGAGTATCGGTAGCTTTCGGCGCACCAATCGGAGGTGTTTTGTTCAGTTTGGAGGAGGTTTCTTATTATTTCCCGCTGAAAACATTATGGAGATCTTTCTTTTGTGCACTGATCGCAGCCTTTATTTTGCGTTCCATCAATCCATTTGGAAACGAGCACTCAGTGCTGTTTTACGTTGAGTACAACAAACCATGGATCTTTTTCGAGTTGGTGCCTTTCATTGGTCTGGGAATTATTGGA GGCGTGATAGCAACATTATTCATCAAAGCGAATCTCTGGTGGTGTCGCTTCCGCAAGCATAGCAAACTAGGACAATACCCAGTAACCGAGGTTCTGGTAGTCACGTTCATCACCGCCGTTATTGCATACCCCAATCATTACACTCGCATGAATACGAGCGAGTTGATCTATTTACTTTTCAGTCAGTGTGGAATTTCCAACAGCGATTATTTGTG CGATTACAATCGTAACTTCACTGACGTCAAGTCGgctattgaaattgctgccgcCGGCCCGGGAGTGTATAAAGCAATTTGGCTGCTAACGTTGGCGCTAGCGATGAAGCTGGTAATGACGATATTCACCTTCGGCATGAAGGTTCCATGTGGACTTTTCATTCCGTCATTGGCGCTGGGTGCTATCATGGGTCGTATCGTTGGAATTG GAATGGAGCAATTAGCATATCATTATccaaagatttggattttctcTGGAGAGTGCTCAACAGGTGATGATTGTATCACACCAGGATTGTACGCTATGGTCGGCGCTGCTGCTGTGTTGGGTGGTGTGACGAGAATGACAG TGTCACTAGTTGTAATCATGTTCGAGTTGACTGGAGGCGTGCGGTATATAGTACCTCTCATGGCGGCCGCTATGGCGTCGAAATGGGTGGGTGATGCGTTGGGAAGACAG GGCATTTATGACGCTCACATAGCACTCAATGGCTATCCGTTCTTGGACAGTAAAGACGAATTCCAACACACGACATTGGCTGCCGATGTAATGCAACCGAA ACGCAATGATACTTTATCCGTGATTACCCAGGACTCGATGACAGTGGATGATATCGAGACCCTGTTGAAAGAGACTGAACACAACGGCTATCCGGTGGTTGTGTCGAAAGAGAATCAATACCTTGTCGGGTTTGTGTTAAGGAGGAATCTCAATCTCGCTATAG CGAACGCACGGCGCTCGATCGACGGCATAACAGGACAATCGCTGGCAATATTCACGTCGGCCGAGCCGGTGCAAAGTCTGGGTCCATCGCCtttgaaactgaaaaaaattctcGACATGGCCCCCATCACAGTGACGGATCAAACGCCGATGGAAACAGTCGTTGACATGTTTAGGAAGCTTGGTCTACGGCAAACACTTGTGACACACAATGG TCGCTTACTGGGCGTCATCACCAAAAAGGATGTGTTGCGGCACGTTAAACAGATGGACAATGAAGATCCAAATACTGTCCTCTTCAATTAG
- the LOC129771514 gene encoding H(+)/Cl(-) exchange transporter 5 isoform X1 — MEKFPLKGTNHSTSSTVVGTHPLSADHPSYQAFGRKTKSPTNEKNFLNTTSLTVTSDDEMIDITPNNVSNPNYQYHSASNGAQREDGVGGNSANTTGSSATGGLHATGDNGIRTSPSHARFGRDFHTDHEDSVAVSFSGIVEGISFPGMTDTSDDIPGIGQYEDFHTIDWQRDIARDRMRHRYIVKKRQDSFWDLVKGAHDASSGWVCVLLVGLFTGCVAGVIDIGASWMTDLKFGICPQAFWLNREQCCWSSNETSFVSGNCSQWHTWAEIITSSREGVGAYIISYFLYIAWALLFALLAASLVRMFAPYACGSGIPEIKTILSGFIIRSYLGKWTLIIKSVGLILAVSTGLSLGKEGPMVHIASCIGNILSYLFPKYGRNEAKKREILSAAAAAGVSVAFGAPIGGVLFSLEEVSYYFPLKTLWRSFFCALIAAFILRSINPFGNEHSVLFYVEYNKPWIFFELVPFIGLGIIGGVIATLFIKANLWWCRFRKHSKLGQYPVTEVLVVTFITAVIAYPNHYTRMNTSELIYLLFSQCGISNSDYLCDYNRNFTDVKSAIEIAAAGPGVYKAIWLLTLALAMKLVMTIFTFGMKVPCGLFIPSLALGAIMGRIVGIGMEQLAYHYPKIWIFSGECSTGDDCITPGLYAMVGAAAVLGGVTRMTVSLVVIMFELTGGVRYIVPLMAAAMASKWVGDALGRQGIYDAHIALNGYPFLDSKDEFQHTTLAADVMQPKRNDTLSVITQDSMTVDDIETLLKETEHNGYPVVVSKENQYLVGFVLRRNLNLAIANARRSIDGITGQSLAIFTSAEPVQSLGPSPLKLKKILDMAPITVTDQTPMETVVDMFRKLGLRQTLVTHNGRLLGVITKKDVLRHVKQMDNEDPNTVLFN, encoded by the exons ATGGAAAAATTTCCTTTGAAGGGAACAAATCATTCCACATCATCAACGGTCGTCGGTACCCATCCACTGAGCGCCGATCATCCCTCATATCAGGCATTTGGACGGAAG ACTAAATCGCCAACTAATGAGAAGAATTTTCTAAACACAACATCCCTGACGGTAACATCGGACGACGAAATGATTGACATTACGCCAAATAATGTAAGCAACCCAAATTATCAGTACCATTCGGCGTCGAACGGTGCCCAACGTGAGGACGGCGTCGGTGGGAATAGTGCAAACACCACAGGCAGTAGTGCGACAGGAGGTTTACACGCCACTGGTGATAACGGTATACGGACATCACCCTCGCACGCCAGATTTGGGCGAGATTTTCACACGGATCATGAAG ATTCTGTTGCGGTATCGTTTTCGGGTATCGTAGAAG GAATTTCGTTTCCCGGAATGACAGACACCAGCGATGATATTCCTGGCATTGGTCAGTACGAGGATTTCCACACAATTGATTGGCAGCGAGATATCGCCCGCGATCGTATGCGACACAGGTACATTGTTAAAAAGCGACAGGACTCTTTCTGGGATCTAGTGAAG GGTGCTCATGATGCCTCATCCGGATGGGTTTGTGTATTGTTGGTCGGGCTGTTTACAGGATGTGTGGCCGGCGTGATAGATATCGGTGCCAGTTGGATGACAGATTTGAAGTTCGGAATTTGCCCACAGGCGTTCTGGTTGAACCGGGAACAGTGCTGCTGGTCATCTAATGAGACAAGTTTTGTCAGTGGTAACTGTTCGCAGTGGCATACGTGGGCGGAAATCATCACCTCCTCACGCGAGGGCGTCGGTGCCTACATCATATCATACTTTTTATACATCGCCTGGGCATTGCTATTTGCGCTGCTGGCAGCATCCTTGGTGCGGATGTTCGCACCGTACGCCTGTGGGTCTGGTATACCGGAAATTAAAACTATACTGTCCGGATTCATTATACGCAGCTATTTGGGCAAATGGACATTGATTATCAAGTCGGTTGGTCTGATATTGGCCGTGTCGACAGGGCTCAGTCTGGGAAAGGAAGGCCCAATGGTACACATAGCAAGTTGTATAGGAAATATACTGTCGTATTTGTTCCCAAAGTACGGTCGCAATGAAGCTAAGAAACGTGAGATACTGTCGGCAGCGGCCGCGGCAGGAGTATCGGTAGCTTTCGGCGCACCAATCGGAGGTGTTTTGTTCAGTTTGGAGGAGGTTTCTTATTATTTCCCGCTGAAAACATTATGGAGATCTTTCTTTTGTGCACTGATCGCAGCCTTTATTTTGCGTTCCATCAATCCATTTGGAAACGAGCACTCAGTGCTGTTTTACGTTGAGTACAACAAACCATGGATCTTTTTCGAGTTGGTGCCTTTCATTGGTCTGGGAATTATTGGA GGCGTGATAGCAACATTATTCATCAAAGCGAATCTCTGGTGGTGTCGCTTCCGCAAGCATAGCAAACTAGGACAATACCCAGTAACCGAGGTTCTGGTAGTCACGTTCATCACCGCCGTTATTGCATACCCCAATCATTACACTCGCATGAATACGAGCGAGTTGATCTATTTACTTTTCAGTCAGTGTGGAATTTCCAACAGCGATTATTTGTG CGATTACAATCGTAACTTCACTGACGTCAAGTCGgctattgaaattgctgccgcCGGCCCGGGAGTGTATAAAGCAATTTGGCTGCTAACGTTGGCGCTAGCGATGAAGCTGGTAATGACGATATTCACCTTCGGCATGAAGGTTCCATGTGGACTTTTCATTCCGTCATTGGCGCTGGGTGCTATCATGGGTCGTATCGTTGGAATTG GAATGGAGCAATTAGCATATCATTATccaaagatttggattttctcTGGAGAGTGCTCAACAGGTGATGATTGTATCACACCAGGATTGTACGCTATGGTCGGCGCTGCTGCTGTGTTGGGTGGTGTGACGAGAATGACAG TGTCACTAGTTGTAATCATGTTCGAGTTGACTGGAGGCGTGCGGTATATAGTACCTCTCATGGCGGCCGCTATGGCGTCGAAATGGGTGGGTGATGCGTTGGGAAGACAG GGCATTTATGACGCTCACATAGCACTCAATGGCTATCCGTTCTTGGACAGTAAAGACGAATTCCAACACACGACATTGGCTGCCGATGTAATGCAACCGAA ACGCAATGATACTTTATCCGTGATTACCCAGGACTCGATGACAGTGGATGATATCGAGACCCTGTTGAAAGAGACTGAACACAACGGCTATCCGGTGGTTGTGTCGAAAGAGAATCAATACCTTGTCGGGTTTGTGTTAAGGAGGAATCTCAATCTCGCTATAG CGAACGCACGGCGCTCGATCGACGGCATAACAGGACAATCGCTGGCAATATTCACGTCGGCCGAGCCGGTGCAAAGTCTGGGTCCATCGCCtttgaaactgaaaaaaattctcGACATGGCCCCCATCACAGTGACGGATCAAACGCCGATGGAAACAGTCGTTGACATGTTTAGGAAGCTTGGTCTACGGCAAACACTTGTGACACACAATGG TCGCTTACTGGGCGTCATCACCAAAAAGGATGTGTTGCGGCACGTTAAACAGATGGACAATGAAGATCCAAATACTGTCCTCTTCAATTAG
- the LOC129771514 gene encoding H(+)/Cl(-) exchange transporter 5 isoform X3 has protein sequence MIDITPNNVSNPNYQYHSASNGAQREDGVGGNSANTTGSSATGGLHATGDNGIRTSPSHARFGRDFHTDHEDSVAVSFSGIVEGISFPGMTDTSDDIPGIGQYEDFHTIDWQRDIARDRMRHRYIVKKRQDSFWDLVKGAHDASSGWVCVLLVGLFTGCVAGVIDIGASWMTDLKFGICPQAFWLNREQCCWSSNETSFVSGNCSQWHTWAEIITSSREGVGAYIISYFLYIAWALLFALLAASLVRMFAPYACGSGIPEIKTILSGFIIRSYLGKWTLIIKSVGLILAVSTGLSLGKEGPMVHIASCIGNILSYLFPKYGRNEAKKREILSAAAAAGVSVAFGAPIGGVLFSLEEVSYYFPLKTLWRSFFCALIAAFILRSINPFGNEHSVLFYVEYNKPWIFFELVPFIGLGIIGGVIATLFIKANLWWCRFRKHSKLGQYPVTEVLVVTFITAVIAYPNHYTRMNTSELIYLLFSQCGISNSDYLCDYNRNFTDVKSAIEIAAAGPGVYKAIWLLTLALAMKLVMTIFTFGMKVPCGLFIPSLALGAIMGRIVGIGMEQLAYHYPKIWIFSGECSTGDDCITPGLYAMVGAAAVLGGVTRMTVSLVVIMFELTGGVRYIVPLMAAAMASKWVGDALGRQGIYDAHIALNGYPFLDSKDEFQHTTLAADVMQPKRNDTLSVITQDSMTVDDIETLLKETEHNGYPVVVSKENQYLVGFVLRRNLNLAIANARRSIDGITGQSLAIFTSAEPVQSLGPSPLKLKKILDMAPITVTDQTPMETVVDMFRKLGLRQTLVTHNGRLLGVITKKDVLRHVKQMDNEDPNTVLFN, from the exons ATGATTGACATTACGCCAAATAATGTAAGCAACCCAAATTATCAGTACCATTCGGCGTCGAACGGTGCCCAACGTGAGGACGGCGTCGGTGGGAATAGTGCAAACACCACAGGCAGTAGTGCGACAGGAGGTTTACACGCCACTGGTGATAACGGTATACGGACATCACCCTCGCACGCCAGATTTGGGCGAGATTTTCACACGGATCATGAAG ATTCTGTTGCGGTATCGTTTTCGGGTATCGTAGAAG GAATTTCGTTTCCCGGAATGACAGACACCAGCGATGATATTCCTGGCATTGGTCAGTACGAGGATTTCCACACAATTGATTGGCAGCGAGATATCGCCCGCGATCGTATGCGACACAGGTACATTGTTAAAAAGCGACAGGACTCTTTCTGGGATCTAGTGAAG GGTGCTCATGATGCCTCATCCGGATGGGTTTGTGTATTGTTGGTCGGGCTGTTTACAGGATGTGTGGCCGGCGTGATAGATATCGGTGCCAGTTGGATGACAGATTTGAAGTTCGGAATTTGCCCACAGGCGTTCTGGTTGAACCGGGAACAGTGCTGCTGGTCATCTAATGAGACAAGTTTTGTCAGTGGTAACTGTTCGCAGTGGCATACGTGGGCGGAAATCATCACCTCCTCACGCGAGGGCGTCGGTGCCTACATCATATCATACTTTTTATACATCGCCTGGGCATTGCTATTTGCGCTGCTGGCAGCATCCTTGGTGCGGATGTTCGCACCGTACGCCTGTGGGTCTGGTATACCGGAAATTAAAACTATACTGTCCGGATTCATTATACGCAGCTATTTGGGCAAATGGACATTGATTATCAAGTCGGTTGGTCTGATATTGGCCGTGTCGACAGGGCTCAGTCTGGGAAAGGAAGGCCCAATGGTACACATAGCAAGTTGTATAGGAAATATACTGTCGTATTTGTTCCCAAAGTACGGTCGCAATGAAGCTAAGAAACGTGAGATACTGTCGGCAGCGGCCGCGGCAGGAGTATCGGTAGCTTTCGGCGCACCAATCGGAGGTGTTTTGTTCAGTTTGGAGGAGGTTTCTTATTATTTCCCGCTGAAAACATTATGGAGATCTTTCTTTTGTGCACTGATCGCAGCCTTTATTTTGCGTTCCATCAATCCATTTGGAAACGAGCACTCAGTGCTGTTTTACGTTGAGTACAACAAACCATGGATCTTTTTCGAGTTGGTGCCTTTCATTGGTCTGGGAATTATTGGA GGCGTGATAGCAACATTATTCATCAAAGCGAATCTCTGGTGGTGTCGCTTCCGCAAGCATAGCAAACTAGGACAATACCCAGTAACCGAGGTTCTGGTAGTCACGTTCATCACCGCCGTTATTGCATACCCCAATCATTACACTCGCATGAATACGAGCGAGTTGATCTATTTACTTTTCAGTCAGTGTGGAATTTCCAACAGCGATTATTTGTG CGATTACAATCGTAACTTCACTGACGTCAAGTCGgctattgaaattgctgccgcCGGCCCGGGAGTGTATAAAGCAATTTGGCTGCTAACGTTGGCGCTAGCGATGAAGCTGGTAATGACGATATTCACCTTCGGCATGAAGGTTCCATGTGGACTTTTCATTCCGTCATTGGCGCTGGGTGCTATCATGGGTCGTATCGTTGGAATTG GAATGGAGCAATTAGCATATCATTATccaaagatttggattttctcTGGAGAGTGCTCAACAGGTGATGATTGTATCACACCAGGATTGTACGCTATGGTCGGCGCTGCTGCTGTGTTGGGTGGTGTGACGAGAATGACAG TGTCACTAGTTGTAATCATGTTCGAGTTGACTGGAGGCGTGCGGTATATAGTACCTCTCATGGCGGCCGCTATGGCGTCGAAATGGGTGGGTGATGCGTTGGGAAGACAG GGCATTTATGACGCTCACATAGCACTCAATGGCTATCCGTTCTTGGACAGTAAAGACGAATTCCAACACACGACATTGGCTGCCGATGTAATGCAACCGAA ACGCAATGATACTTTATCCGTGATTACCCAGGACTCGATGACAGTGGATGATATCGAGACCCTGTTGAAAGAGACTGAACACAACGGCTATCCGGTGGTTGTGTCGAAAGAGAATCAATACCTTGTCGGGTTTGTGTTAAGGAGGAATCTCAATCTCGCTATAG CGAACGCACGGCGCTCGATCGACGGCATAACAGGACAATCGCTGGCAATATTCACGTCGGCCGAGCCGGTGCAAAGTCTGGGTCCATCGCCtttgaaactgaaaaaaattctcGACATGGCCCCCATCACAGTGACGGATCAAACGCCGATGGAAACAGTCGTTGACATGTTTAGGAAGCTTGGTCTACGGCAAACACTTGTGACACACAATGG TCGCTTACTGGGCGTCATCACCAAAAAGGATGTGTTGCGGCACGTTAAACAGATGGACAATGAAGATCCAAATACTGTCCTCTTCAATTAG
- the LOC129771520 gene encoding E3 ubiquitin-protein ligase RNF113A: MSFIKRSVKNKFARKRKQSSESDEAESESAVVVNQERKQKTNPNIQGTSGLKSRRKTDNQSASDSASDDNDDIKVVYKSNRSVAPTGPQDQGATAELEIETEKQNDAQAIYEKSIEINKELEGKADDKVYRGLNNYTQFYKKKDSALGNAASGMVRKGPIRAPSNIRSTVRWDYQPDICKDYKETGYCGFGDSCKFLHDRSDYKHGWQLEQEASTTGGTYADDSDGDDTKYEIHSDEEELPFKCYICRESFVDPIVTKCKHYFCEKCALANYKKSTRCAVCGVQTNGMFNPAKELIARLKTREINDDAGSDSD; this comes from the exons ATGTCTTTTATAAAGCGCAGCGTGAAAAATAAATTCGCTCGAAAGCGAAAGCAATCCTCAGAATCAG ATGAAGCCGAGTCGGAGTCCGCCGTTGTTGTCAATCAGgagagaaaacagaaaacaaatcCTAACATCCAAGGCACATCAGGCTTGAAATCCCGCCGCAAAACAGATAATCAATCCGCGAGTGACTCGGCAAGCGATGATAATGACGATATCAAAGTCGTTTACAAATCAAACCGCTCAGTTGCACCAACTGGTCCACAGGACCAGGGTGCAACCGCTGAACTGGAAATCGAGACCGAGAAGCAAAACGATGCACAAGCTATCTACGAGAAAAGTATCGAAATAAACAAAGAACTCGAGGGGAAGGCGGATGACAAGGTGTACCGTGGTTTGAACAATTACACCCAATTCTACAAGAAAAAGGATAGCGCTTTGGGGAATGCTGCCTCCGGTATGGTACGCAAAGGCCCTATCCGGGCACCTTCTAACATCAGATCCACGGTGCGATGGGACTATCAACCGGATATATGTAAAGATTACAAAGAAACCGGCTATTGCGGGTTTGGCGACAGTTGCAAGTTTTTGCACGATCGAAGTGATTACAAGCATGGTTGGCAGCTTGAGCAGGAAGCATCCACAACCGGTGGAACTTATGCCGACGATTCCGACGGTGACGACACAAAGTATGAGATTCATTCGGACGAGGAGGAGCTCCCCTTCAAGTGCTACATATGCAGGGAAAGCTTCGTAGATCCGATCGTGACGAA GTGTAAACATTATTTCTGCGAGAAATGCGCATTGGCCAATTACAAGAAATCAACGCGATGTGCTGTGTGTGGTGTACAAACCAATGGCATGTTTAATCCGGCGAAAGAGCTGATCGCAAGACTGAAAACTAGAGAAATCAATGACGATGCTGGATCTGATAGTGACTAG
- the LOC129771516 gene encoding iduronate 2-sulfatase, protein MKLVYFVLFSVLSRATSLIIKRPNVLLIMLDDLRPAINAFGDPKAITPNIDKLIKKGYYFTNVFAQQSICAPSRNSLLTGRRPDTIRLYDFYSYWREFASNFTTIPQYFKQNGYITHSIGKIFHPGVSSNYTDDYPLSWSNVPYHPSTEKYMNEPVCIDIPTGKLKKNLLCPVDLELQPENTLPDIQSTLAAKDFLQQRQNKTREPFLLAVGYHKPHIPFKFPSKYLKMHRTSKFRNQDPDYPPYGLPTVAWNSYLDVRSRDDVIALNISYPFGPIRDEMKLKIRQHYYAAVTYVDDLIGQLFEDVDFSNTIVILTSDHGWSLGEHAEWSKFSNYDVALKVPLIVYSPDIKTVPNNKIDKVVELLDIFPTLVDIAGLPPVTSCRDRIKAETCVEGKSLLSYITDPTCNDHPEEAFSQYPRPGTYPSVHPNSDKPKLYQITIMGYSIRTKQYRYTAWIGFDPSKFTRDWTKLYGEELYDHSIDPNENMNLAERPQLLEIKEHLNLRLQMKFC, encoded by the exons ATGAAACTCGtatattttgttctgttctCGGTGTTGTCCCGGGCAACAAGCCTCATTATCAAACGACCAAATGTACTTCTTATAATGTTGGATGATTTGCGTCCGGCAATAAATGCATTTGGCGATCCAAAAGCGATAACACCAAACATCGATAAACTAATTAAAAAGGGATACTACTTCACTAACGTGTTTGCTCAA CAATCAATATGCGCACCAAGCAGAAATTCCCTATTGActgggcgaagaccggatactATTCGTTTATACGATTTTTATAGCTACTGGAGAGAATTTGCGAGTAACTTTACAACTATACCACAGTACTTCAAACAAAATGGATACATCACTCATTCAATAGGAAAAATATTTCACCCCGGTGTATCTTCTAATTATACTGACGATTATCCTCTCAGTTGGAGTAATGTTCCGTATCATCCATCCACGGAGAAATACATGAATGAGCCGGTGTGTATCGACATACCAACAGGCAAGCTGAAAAAGAATCTTCTCTGTCCAGTTGATCTCGAGCTGCAGCCGGAGAATACCTTACCCGATATTCAGAGCACTCTCGCAGCGAAAGATTTTCTACAACAGCGCCAAAATAAAACTCGAGAGCCCTTCCTTTTGGCTGTCGGGTATCATAAACCACACATTCCTTTCAAATTTCCATCCAAATATTTGAAAATGCATCGAACAAGTAAATTTCGCAATCAGGACCCGGATTATCCTCCATATGGCTTACCAACTGTGGCATGGAATTCTTACTTGGATGTTCGAAGTCGTGATGATGTAATTGCTTTGAACATAAGCTACCCATTTGGTCCGATTCGCGATGAGATGAAGCTTAAAATTCGTCAACATTATTACGCCGCAGTTACTTACGTCGATGATCTTATTGGGCAATTGTTCGAGGATGTTGATTTTAGTAATACAATTGTAATCTTAACTTCGGATCATGGATGGTCCCTTGGTGAGCATGCCGAGTGGTCAAAGTTCAGCAACTATGATGTGGCTCTGAAAGTTCCCTTGATTGTCTACAGCCCCGACATCAAGACGGTTCCAAACAACAAAATCGACAAAGTGGTTGAACTGTTGGATATTTTCCCTACTTTGGTGGATATAGCTGGATTACCACCGGTGACTAGTTGTAGAGATCGTATTAAGGCGGAAACATGTGTTGAGGGAAAATCTTTGCTGTCATATATTACCGATCCAACATGTAACGATCATCCGGAGGAAGCCTTCAGCCAATACCCCCGCCCAGGAACGTATCCCTCGGTTCACCCAAACAGTGACAAGCCCAAGTTGTACCAGATAACGATAATGGGTTACAGTATCCGGACAAAACAATATCGTTATACAGCTTGGATTGGGTTTGATCCATCCAAATTTACAAGGG ATTGGACCAAACTTTATGGCGAAGAACTCTACGACCATAGCATTGACCCGAATGAAAACATGAATCTTGCAGAGCGTCCACAGCTATTGGAAATCAAAGAACATTTAAATCTTCGCCTTCAAATGAAGTTTTGTTAA